CCGTTGCAGGCCTTCGCCGACATAGCGGATCGCCGCAGGATCGACCGTGAAGCCATCGAGCGGATTGGGGCTGCGCGACATCGGTGGCCTCAGAAATTCACTCGGTCGCCGCCCTTGAGGCCGAGCGTGGCGCGGGCCTCCTCCGGGGTGGCGATCTCGTAGCCGAGTTCTTCGACGATGCGGCGGATCTTGGCGACCTGCTCGGCATTGGAGGTGGCGAGCTTGCCCCTGCCGATGAACAGGCTGTCCTCCAGGCCGACGCGGACATTGCCGCCCATCATCGCGGCCTGCGTGCAGAACGCCATCTGATGACGGCCAGCCGCAAGAACAGACCAGTGATAGTCCTTGCCGAACAGCTTGTCGGCAGTGCGCTTCATGAACATCAGATTCTCAGGGTCGGCACCGATGCCGCCCAAAATGCCGAAGATCAATTGCAGGAAGACCGGGGGCTTGAACCAGCCGCGATCGAGGCAATGCGCGAGATTGTAGAGGTGCCCGACATCGTAGCATTCGTGCTCGAACTTGGTGCCGTGCCCCTCGCCGAGCAATTTGTAGATGCGCTCGATGTCGCCGAACGTGTTGCGGAAGATGAAGTCCTTGGTGCCGGCGAGATAGGGCTGCTCCCAGGGGTGCTTCCAGTCGCTGTACTTCTCCGCCAGCGGGTGCAGCGCGAAATTCATCGAGCCCATGTTGAGCGAGCACATCTCCGGCGCGGCCCTGAGCGGCGCCGCGAGGCGCTCATCCACCGTCATGGTCAGGCCACCGCCGGTGGTGATGTTCACCACCGCGTCGGTCGCCTGCTTGATGCGCGGCAGAAACTCCATGAACACGGCCGGGTCCGGTGTCGGGCGGCCGTCCTCGGGGTCGCGGGCGTGCAGATGCAGGATGGCCGCGCCGGCTTCGGCGGCGGCGATGGC
Above is a genomic segment from Bosea sp. NBC_00550 containing:
- a CDS encoding 3-keto-5-aminohexanoate cleavage protein → MSKVIITCAVTGGIHTPTMSEHLPITPDQIAEQAIAAAEAGAAILHLHARDPEDGRPTPDPAVFMEFLPRIKQATDAVVNITTGGGLTMTVDERLAAPLRAAPEMCSLNMGSMNFALHPLAEKYSDWKHPWEQPYLAGTKDFIFRNTFGDIERIYKLLGEGHGTKFEHECYDVGHLYNLAHCLDRGWFKPPVFLQLIFGILGGIGADPENLMFMKRTADKLFGKDYHWSVLAAGRHQMAFCTQAAMMGGNVRVGLEDSLFIGRGKLATSNAEQVAKIRRIVEELGYEIATPEEARATLGLKGGDRVNF